The proteins below come from a single Anolis sagrei isolate rAnoSag1 chromosome 8, rAnoSag1.mat, whole genome shotgun sequence genomic window:
- the LOC132783290 gene encoding fibulin-7-like has product MLPRVVIVMALGILQLSSAQECFSKQQVANTIRQVQKLLSAHEAAQLQSLRNFKKQLTVLQSSVLKQGTKQNESCPLPPVPANGRRLGKKTAIGHEVHFVCDLGFQMTGSETRLCLENRTWSGTAPSCKNINDCASNPCANGGTCVDGIHQYLCQCPSGWSGNTCQIPLYSYTATVSNASFSRQPRCADSLSGSRQCSCDTGFQMRAGGMCQDVDECQLFQSSRHTRICLHECVNLPGSYQCTCPKGYRFQAEQNTCNDVDECAENQHNCSRGQTCVNVFGGYRCVRPECPKTFLNTTYVKTSPLQCERSPCPMESRACRKAAHSVSFHYLSLPSNRSVPRVLFKMSASRFVGDSLRFGILGGNGHGRLVVQRSDQHTGELVLTRPVIGPATLEAELEMSEFARKDLLGKHVFKVTVFVSQYEF; this is encoded by the exons ATGCTTCCCAGAGTAGTGATCGTGATGGCTCTTGGCATCCTCCAACTCAGCAGCGCCCAG GAATGCTTCAGCAAACAACAAGTGGCCAACACCATCCGACAGGTGCAGAAACTGCTGTCGGCGCAtgaagccgcccagctccagagCCTGCGCAACTTCAAGAAGCAGCTGACCGTCCTGCAAAGCAGCGTCCTCAAGCAAGGGACCAAACAGAACG AGAGCTGTCCCCTCCCGCCTGTTCCTGCAAATGGCCGGCGTTTGGGCAAGAAGACAGCCATTGGCCATGAGGTACATTTTGTCTGCGACTTGGGATTCCAAATGACGGGCTCCGAAACGCGGCTCTGTTTGGAGAACCGGACATGGAGTGGAACGGCGCCATCTTGCAAGA ACATCAACGATTGTGCCAGCAATCCCTGTGCCAATGGAGGCACCTGTGTGGATGGCATCCATCAGTACCTTTGCCAGTGTCCCAGCGGCTGGTCAGGCAACACCTGCCAAATCCCTCTTTATTCCT ACACGGCAACAGTCAGCAACGCCTCCTTTAGCCGCCAGCCCCGTTGTGCCGACAGTCTTTCGGGGTCACGCCAATGCAGCTGCGACACAGGCTTCCAGATGCGGGCAGGAGGCATGTGCCAAG aTGTGGACgagtgccagcttttccagtccAGCCGGCACACACGCATCTGCCTCCACGAATGCGTGAACCTGCCGGGGTCCTACCAATGCACCTGCCCCAAAGGCTACCGCTTCCAGGCCGAACAGAACACCTGCAACG ATGTGGACGAATGCGCCGAAAACCAGCACAATTGCAGCCGCGGACAGACCTGCGTCAATGTCTTTGGGGGTTACCGATGCGTCCGGCCCGAGTGTCCCAAGACCTTTCTCAACACGACCTACGTCAAGACCTCGCCCTT GCAGTGTGAGCGCAGCCCTTGCCCCATGGAGAGCCGCGCCTGCCGGAAAGCGGCCCACTCGGTCTCCTTCCACTACCTGTCGCTGCCCTCCAACCGCAGCGTGCCCAGGGTCCTCTTCAAGATGTCCGCCAGCCGCTTTGTGGGGGACAGCCTCCGCTTCGGCATCCTGGGGGGCAACGGCCACGGGAGGCTGGTGGTCCAGCGCTCGGACCAGCACACCGGAGAGCTGGTGTTGACCCGACCGGTGATCGGGCCGGCCACGCTAGAGGCCGAGCTGGAGATGAGCGAGTTCGCCCGCAAGGACCTCTTGGGCAAGCACGTCTTCAAGGTCACCGTCTTCGTGTCCCAGTATGAATTCTGA